The Chlorocebus sabaeus isolate Y175 chromosome 1, mChlSab1.0.hap1, whole genome shotgun sequence genome includes a region encoding these proteins:
- the OR52B2 gene encoding LOW QUALITY PROTEIN: olfactory receptor 52B2 (The sequence of the model RefSeq protein was modified relative to this genomic sequence to represent the inferred CDS: inserted 2 bases in 1 codon) has product MSHSNVTIFYPAGFVLLGIPGLEAYHIWLSIPLCLIYITAALGNSILIVVIVMEHNLHEPMYFFLSVLAIMDILLSTTTVPKALAIFWLHAHNIAVDACVTQVFFVHMMFVGESAILLAMAFDPFVAICAPLRYTAVLTWPIVGRIALAIITQSFCIIFPVIFLLKRLPFCRTNIVRHSYCEHIGVACLACADITVNIWYDFSVPIVMVILGVILIAVSYSLILRAVFCLLSQEAQHKALSTCGSHLCVILMFYVPSFFTLLTHHFGCNIPQHVHILLANLYVMAPPMLNPIVYGVKTKQICEGVAHXIKTWCCISPLG; this is encoded by the exons ATGAGTCACAGCAATGTTACCATCTTCTATCCTGCAGGTTTTGTCCTACTTGGCATCCCTGGGTTGGAGGCTTATCACATTTGGCTGTCAATACCTCTTTGCCTCATTTACATCACTGCAGCCCTGGGAAACAGCATCCTGATAGTGGTTATTGTCATGGAACATAACCTTCATGAGCCCAtgtatttcttcctctctgtgcTGGCCATCATGGACATCCTGCTGTCTACTACCACTGTGCCCAAGGCCCTAGCCATCTTTTGGCTCCATGCCCATAACATTGCTGTTGATGCCTGTGTCACCCAAGTCTTCTTTGTCCATATGATGTTTGTGGGAGAGTCAGCTATCCTGTTAGCCATGGCCTTTGACCCCTTTGTGGCCATTTGTGCCCCACTGAGATATACAGCAGTGCTAACTTGGCCTATTGTGGGAAGGATTGCTCTGGCCATCATCACCCAAAGCTTCTGCATCATCTTCCCAGTCATATTCTTGCTGAAGCGGCTGCCCTTCTGCCGAACCAACATTGTTCGTCATTCCTACTGTGAGCATATTGGAGTGGCTTGTTTAGCCTGTGCTGACATCACTGTTAACATCTGGTATGACTTCTCAGTGCCCATTGTCATGGTCATCTTGGGTGTGATCCTCATCGCTGTGTCTTACTCACTGATCCTCCGAGCAGTGTTTTGTTTGCTCTCCCAGGAGGCTCAGCACAAGGCCCTCAGCACTTGTGGCTCCCACCTCTGTGTCATCCTTATGTTTTATGTTCCATCCTTCTTTACCTTATTGACCCACCATTTTGGGTGTAATATTCCTCAACATGTCCATATCTTGCTGGCCAATCTCTATGTGATGGCGCCACCAATGCTGAACCCCATTGTCTATGGTGTGAAGACTAAGCAGATATGTGAGGGTGTAGCCCA CATCAAGACTTGGTGCTGTATCTCCCCTCTGGGCTGA